The following is a genomic window from Rutidosis leptorrhynchoides isolate AG116_Rl617_1_P2 chromosome 8, CSIRO_AGI_Rlap_v1, whole genome shotgun sequence.
CGAATTTTACGTTCCGCTTTGCCATTTTGAGAGGATGTATACGGACAAGAAAATCTAAAAGACATCCCATGTTGCTCACAAAATTTGTGAAACGAGTTATTATTATACTCCGTACCATTATCACATTGTAGTTGTTTGATTTTGGTTTTAAATTGTGTATTAATATAGGAATGAAAAGCTTGAAAGACGGAGTACACTTGTGACTTGTGGCCAAGGGGAAAAGTCCATAGAAAATTAGTGAAGTTGTCGAGAAATAAGATGTAATATTTGTGACCACTACTACTTACTATTGGTGAAGTCCATAAATCGCTATGAATTATATCAAACGGAGAATAAGTGTAAGAAGAAGAAGCATAAAAGGGCAATTTGATATGTTTGCCAAACACACAAGATTGACAAATTTTATTACTAGAATTCAAATTACATTTAATAGAATCATTATTTCAAAGTGATTTTAAAACATCAGCACCCGGATGTCCCAAGCGATGATGCCATAAATCCTGACTTAAAGCAATAAAAGTTAATGGATATGAAAGTTGATGCAGCATGGAAGAGTGGAGAGGGTAGAGGTCGCCGGTGCTATTACAACGTAGAATGGTGGTCCCCTTCAAAaaatccttcacagtaaaaccaaaaggGTCAAATGTAATAGAAACATGATTCTCAGTTGTAAGACGACGAATAGAAATTAAATTGGTAATAAGTTGGGGAGCATAAAGAATATTAGACAAGAGTAAGGGTTTTTGAGTGGACGAGATAAAAGAATGACCGAATCCATTAATAGGAAGCCGATTGCCATTACCAACTAAAATATATTTGGGGTGGCCTGAGTGAAAATAAGACAAGAGTTTACCTTGTGATCCAGACATATGAGAAGAGGCTCCAGTATCCATGTACCAATTATTATCTTCGGGTAGATTCAAGCTCATCGTGTACATGGCTGATTCGATATCAGTAGGCGTGTTAGAAGTAGCAGACTGTGCATAAGCAGGGTGGTGTGGACGTGGGCCAAGCAGCCCAGCCTGTCCAGGAGACGAATTGGGCCTGGGCCAAACAGTAGTCGGATAAGAACATGGGGGAGAGTTCCAGTTTGGTTGTTGCTGAACCCAATTAGGAGCCTGCCAATAAGGCCCATAAGGTGAATAAAATCCATTTGCAGAATATGGACCTAAAGAAGTTGGATGTGTGCCAGAATAAGAACAACCGCCATGACCACGGCCAAAACCACCTCGACCTCGATAGTTTCCCTGATTAGAGTTCCGGCCACGATTGAATTGGCCGG
Proteins encoded in this region:
- the LOC139863369 gene encoding uncharacterized protein, encoding MSAYCQEIKNITDQLSNVGPKVEEDRLVLQLVTGLNESYDSIASQINHMAKLPTFYEARSKLILEESRKSKQASQSSPASSTALLSVTPPTPVRPPAPSNTNQRNTGQFNRGRNSNQGNYRGRGGFGRGHGGCSYSGTHPTSLGPYSANGFYSPYGPYWQAPNWVQQQPNWNSPPCSYPTTVWPRPNSSPGQAGLLGPRPHHPAYAQSATSNTPTDIESAMYTMSLNLPEDNNWYMDTGASSHMSGSQGKLLSYFHSGHPKYILVGNGNRLPINGFGHSFISSTQKPLLLSNILYAPQLITNLISIRRLTTENHVSITFDPFGFTVKDFLKGTTILRCNSTGDLYPLHSSMLHQLSYPLTFIALSQDLWHHRLGHPGADVLKSL